A genomic window from Fibrobacterota bacterium includes:
- a CDS encoding MFS transporter: MSHSSAPKSLWSIKGIVPFLGIGFLNAFNDIGLKTILFNAVQKALPSGTELIIYQSVLQALILIPFVAFFTPAGFFSDKFAKDKVIRWCTFLAIPLALALVVSFHMANWNMAFWMLLIIAAQAALYSPSKYGFVKEIVGSHNLASANAVIQGLTIVAILLSTFLSSVAFEHFYIPGTKDLGQILFQNRWVAWIILAGFVLEWALAYKVPRIGKTDATLKFSWGKYISTGYLRENLADAWNNVTIRQSIIGLSVFFAVNQVLLANLGSYMKETSGEENTVIINAIFAAAAIGMAAGAFYAARMSKNFIETGLVPAGAAGISVLLFVLPGISYPPALAALFFGFGFFGGMFLIPLNALIQFHTRENTAGHIVAANNFWQNVLMLLFLGGTVSLYLLEVSQRTVFTGLAILTAIGTVWAVRLLPQSLIRTLIRGMFASRYKMQVMGLDNLPSEGGVLFLGNHISFLDWAFLQMASPRPVRFVMERSYYEKWYLKWLLNNLGVIPISSGGAASALSSVRKALEAGDAVALFPEGHLTRNGHLSSFRSGFEKALSGTGAVVVPFYIQGLWGSIYSHASAGYRQILRSLDSRQITVAFGPVLPDTAEAVQVKQVVQELSIEAWKAHVEGMRPIASSWLRTAKRVGSEPSVFAHDGQDLSGTRLLAAVLAFARKLEKIAPAQERVGILLPPSSAGIIANLAVLARGRTIVNLNYTQPPEVLVACAKRANLRTIITSKQFETKLAAKGFDVSSLGQVCEIVRMEDLRESISKVEFVRQLLRAKFLPAFWLELVSFKRVKLTDTAAILFSSGSEGTPKGVELSHANMVGNIRQTSTVLNPEGDDVILSTLPLFHAFGLTTTTLMPLVEGIPLVAQPDPTDARAIGKACAKHKVTIMCGTSTFLRMYTQAKSFHPLMLRSIRMVVAGAERLRPEVRLGFREKFGLEIYEGYGTTETTPVASVNIPDALLDDYSTVQIGNKHGTVGLCLPGSHFRIVDPDTLQTLPVGEAGLVLIGGTQIMKGYLDDPARTEASVVELDGTRWYRSGDKGRIDTDGFLQILDRYSRFAKVGGEMVSLGSVESALAESGCLAPCDYLAVAIPDPGKGERLALLYCAPQGETAPEPDAMRDKIRQSGIPPLSQPSVCFKVDVMPRLGTGKADYAKAKELALKLSGEG; the protein is encoded by the coding sequence ATGTCCCATTCGTCCGCTCCCAAATCACTTTGGTCCATCAAAGGAATCGTGCCGTTCCTCGGCATCGGCTTCCTCAACGCCTTCAACGACATCGGCCTGAAGACAATCCTCTTCAACGCTGTCCAGAAGGCGCTCCCTTCCGGAACGGAACTGATCATATATCAGTCGGTCCTGCAGGCCCTGATTTTGATCCCCTTTGTGGCCTTCTTCACGCCGGCCGGATTCTTCTCCGACAAGTTCGCCAAGGACAAGGTCATCCGCTGGTGCACCTTCCTGGCCATCCCGTTGGCCCTCGCGTTGGTGGTCTCCTTCCATATGGCCAACTGGAACATGGCGTTCTGGATGTTGCTGATCATCGCCGCCCAAGCCGCTCTCTATTCTCCTTCCAAGTACGGCTTCGTGAAGGAAATCGTGGGTAGCCACAACCTGGCTTCCGCCAACGCGGTGATCCAAGGGCTCACGATCGTGGCCATCCTGTTGTCCACGTTTCTGTCCTCAGTCGCCTTCGAACACTTCTACATCCCTGGCACCAAAGACCTCGGACAGATTCTGTTCCAAAATCGCTGGGTCGCCTGGATCATCCTGGCTGGCTTCGTGCTGGAATGGGCATTGGCCTATAAGGTGCCGCGCATCGGCAAGACCGACGCGACCTTGAAGTTCTCGTGGGGCAAGTACATATCCACCGGCTACCTGCGCGAAAACCTCGCCGATGCATGGAACAACGTCACCATCCGCCAATCGATCATCGGTTTGTCCGTGTTCTTCGCGGTCAACCAGGTGCTGCTCGCCAACCTCGGCTCCTACATGAAGGAAACCTCCGGGGAAGAAAATACGGTGATCATCAACGCCATTTTTGCCGCTGCCGCCATCGGCATGGCAGCGGGCGCCTTCTACGCGGCCCGCATGTCCAAGAACTTCATCGAGACCGGATTGGTTCCCGCCGGCGCCGCGGGCATCTCCGTGCTGCTGTTCGTGCTGCCCGGGATCAGCTACCCCCCCGCCCTGGCCGCCTTGTTCTTCGGATTCGGCTTTTTTGGCGGCATGTTCCTGATCCCGCTGAACGCCCTGATCCAGTTCCACACCCGCGAGAACACCGCCGGCCACATCGTGGCCGCGAACAATTTCTGGCAAAACGTCCTGATGCTCCTGTTTCTAGGTGGGACCGTTTCGCTGTATTTGCTGGAAGTCTCGCAGCGCACGGTGTTCACCGGCCTGGCGATCCTCACGGCCATCGGGACCGTGTGGGCCGTACGACTGCTGCCCCAATCCCTGATCCGCACCCTGATCCGCGGCATGTTCGCCAGCCGCTACAAGATGCAGGTGATGGGCTTGGACAACCTTCCCTCCGAAGGCGGCGTGCTCTTTTTGGGCAACCACATTTCCTTCCTGGATTGGGCCTTCCTGCAGATGGCCAGCCCCCGTCCGGTCCGCTTCGTGATGGAACGCAGCTACTACGAGAAGTGGTACCTCAAGTGGCTTCTGAACAACCTCGGCGTGATCCCCATCTCCTCGGGTGGCGCGGCCTCCGCCCTGTCCAGCGTGCGCAAGGCCCTGGAAGCCGGCGATGCCGTGGCGCTCTTCCCGGAAGGCCACCTGACAAGAAACGGCCACCTCTCCAGCTTCCGCTCGGGATTCGAGAAGGCCCTGTCCGGCACCGGCGCGGTGGTGGTCCCGTTCTACATCCAAGGTCTTTGGGGCTCCATCTACAGCCACGCTTCGGCAGGCTATAGACAAATTCTGCGCAGCCTGGATTCCCGGCAGATCACCGTCGCCTTCGGGCCCGTCCTTCCCGACACCGCCGAGGCCGTCCAGGTCAAGCAGGTGGTCCAGGAATTGTCCATCGAGGCGTGGAAGGCCCATGTGGAAGGCATGCGCCCCATCGCCTCCTCCTGGCTTCGCACCGCCAAACGCGTGGGTTCCGAGCCATCCGTGTTCGCCCACGACGGCCAGGACCTGTCCGGCACGCGCCTGTTGGCGGCCGTGTTGGCCTTCGCCAGGAAGCTGGAGAAGATCGCCCCCGCCCAGGAGCGGGTCGGCATCCTGCTCCCGCCCTCTTCGGCGGGCATCATCGCGAACCTCGCCGTGCTGGCCCGGGGCCGCACCATCGTGAACCTCAACTACACCCAGCCTCCGGAAGTGCTGGTGGCCTGCGCCAAGCGCGCCAACCTGCGCACCATCATCACCTCCAAGCAATTCGAGACCAAGCTCGCGGCCAAAGGGTTCGACGTCTCGAGCCTGGGCCAAGTCTGTGAGATCGTACGCATGGAAGACCTGCGCGAATCGATCTCCAAGGTCGAGTTCGTCCGCCAGCTTCTGCGCGCCAAGTTCCTTCCGGCCTTCTGGCTGGAACTGGTGTCGTTCAAGCGCGTCAAGCTCACGGACACCGCCGCGATCCTGTTCAGCTCGGGATCCGAAGGCACCCCCAAGGGCGTGGAGCTCAGCCACGCGAACATGGTGGGCAACATCCGTCAGACATCCACCGTGTTGAACCCGGAAGGCGACGATGTGATCCTTTCCACGTTACCGCTGTTCCATGCCTTCGGATTGACCACCACCACCCTGATGCCCTTGGTGGAAGGCATCCCGCTGGTGGCCCAGCCTGACCCGACCGACGCCCGCGCGATCGGCAAGGCCTGCGCCAAGCACAAGGTCACCATCATGTGCGGAACCTCCACGTTCCTGCGCATGTACACCCAGGCCAAGTCGTTCCATCCGCTGATGCTTCGCAGCATCCGCATGGTGGTGGCCGGCGCGGAAAGACTGCGTCCCGAGGTCCGACTGGGCTTCCGCGAGAAGTTCGGGCTGGAGATCTACGAGGGCTACGGCACCACCGAAACCACTCCTGTCGCCTCGGTCAACATCCCGGATGCGCTGTTGGACGACTACTCCACCGTGCAGATCGGCAACAAGCACGGCACCGTGGGACTTTGCCTGCCCGGCAGCCATTTCCGGATCGTCGACCCGGACACCCTGCAGACACTTCCTGTCGGGGAGGCCGGACTCGTGCTGATCGGCGGAACGCAGATCATGAAGGGATACCTGGACGACCCGGCGCGCACCGAGGCTTCCGTGGTGGAGCTGGACGGCACCCGCTGGTACCGCTCCGGCGACAAGGGCCGCATCGATACCGACGGCTTCTTGCAGATCCTGGACCGCTACTCGCGCTTCGCCAAGGTGGGCGGCGAGATGGTCTCGCTGGGATCGGTGGAATCGGCGCTGGCCGAATCCGGCTGCCTGGCCCCTTGCGACTACCTGGCCGTGGCCATCCCCGATCCGGGCAAGGGCGAACGGCTGGCGCTGCTGTACTGCGCCCCCCAGGGCGAGACGGCACCGGAGCCGGACGCGATGCGCGACAAGATCCGTCAATCCGGGATTCCGCCGCTCTCGCAGCCTTCCGTGTGCTTCAAGGTGGACGTCATGCCCCGCCTGGGAACCGGCAAGGCCGACTACGCCAAGGCCAAGGAGCTCGCGCTGAAGTTGTCCGGCGAAGGCTGA
- a CDS encoding Fic family protein, translating to MKFESFVAGSWQTRYQYRSFEPTLVNQSWTWEDAEISVLLEAANRAIGELNAFSLIVPDIDLFIQMHVVKEAQTSSRIEGTRTEVDEALMSEEQIAPEKRDDWREVRNYIDAVNLAIASLGALPLSNRLLKETHATLLRGVRGEHKMPGEFRTSQNWIGGSSLKDAAFVPPHPDGVPVLMSDLEQFWHNQGIVVPDLIRIAISHYQFETIHPFLDGNGRIGRLLVPLYLVHCGALAKPSLYLSDFFEKNRGSYYDALTRVRMSNDLVHWVRFFLQGVAQTAGKGRDVFRQILQLRTEVESAVQTTGRRGPMARTLLQHLYRNPMVTAAEVEKILSVSTPTANAIIKDFAKRGILVETTGQMRGRIWVFQRYLSLFVG from the coding sequence ATGAAATTCGAGAGCTTTGTCGCAGGTAGTTGGCAGACGCGGTACCAGTACCGCAGTTTCGAGCCGACCCTGGTGAACCAGTCTTGGACCTGGGAAGATGCCGAAATTTCCGTTCTTCTGGAAGCCGCCAACCGGGCGATTGGGGAGCTGAACGCCTTTTCGCTGATCGTCCCCGACATCGATCTCTTCATCCAGATGCACGTGGTGAAAGAGGCGCAGACCTCAAGCCGTATCGAGGGCACCCGCACGGAGGTGGATGAGGCCTTGATGTCGGAGGAGCAGATCGCTCCGGAAAAGCGCGACGACTGGCGGGAAGTCCGCAACTACATCGACGCGGTGAACCTGGCGATCGCCTCGCTGGGAGCTTTGCCTCTGTCCAACCGGCTCCTGAAGGAAACGCACGCGACGTTGCTGCGCGGGGTACGCGGCGAGCACAAGATGCCGGGCGAGTTCCGCACCAGCCAGAATTGGATCGGGGGGTCCAGCCTCAAGGACGCGGCCTTCGTTCCCCCGCACCCGGACGGAGTTCCCGTTTTGATGAGCGATCTGGAACAGTTCTGGCACAACCAGGGCATCGTGGTGCCCGACCTGATCCGCATCGCGATCAGCCATTACCAGTTCGAGACGATCCACCCCTTCCTGGACGGCAACGGGCGCATCGGGCGTCTGCTGGTGCCGTTGTATCTGGTGCACTGCGGGGCGCTGGCCAAGCCTTCTCTCTACCTCTCGGACTTCTTCGAGAAGAACCGCGGGAGCTACTACGATGCCCTGACGCGGGTGAGGATGTCCAACGACCTGGTCCATTGGGTTCGCTTCTTCTTGCAAGGCGTGGCCCAGACGGCAGGCAAGGGCCGCGACGTCTTCCGTCAGATTCTGCAATTGCGTACCGAGGTGGAATCCGCGGTACAGACCACCGGACGTCGGGGGCCGATGGCTCGGACCCTCTTGCAGCACCTGTACCGCAACCCCATGGTCACGGCCGCCGAGGTGGAAAAGATCCTCTCGGTGTCCACTCCCACGGCCAACGCCATCATCAAGGATTTCGCGAAGCGCGGGATCCTGGTGGAGACCACCGGCCAGATGCGCGGTCGCATCTGGGTGTTCCAGAGGTATCTGTCGTTGTTTGTCGGATGA